One part of the Lytechinus pictus isolate F3 Inbred chromosome 3, Lp3.0, whole genome shotgun sequence genome encodes these proteins:
- the LOC129255998 gene encoding uncharacterized protein LOC129255998 has product MKLIKSAICLLSLALLTQAMPRTRRDSCDSRSGAVCGSNGHTYHNECDLDDDSVKSGVSVSVQHKGSCDKTFRQVPRAPSPPVPRAPYYPSAPAVPRAPVPNVPLSPRQPYAPSPPVVPRAPFPQAPLPPARAPIVPPRAPLPGGPAYAPVPGVNADVEVTVTEYDLSNSANGGYSDSGSSEEYEYEGTGVDTTDGTDGTDGTDGVSVVQPVAPANAPISDVDVTTTEYENAADGEYEYGSDEDSSEEEYGTEVGVDATGGTDGSTGSGTSTGVVIPGTSAGVPVFPGAAIPSRPRAPAPRSPVLAPPLFPRAPAPPAPSSPRAPPPQLPPYTPSAPSVPRVPQMPNAPRVPQMPNAPRVPQIPHAPQAPSVPRTPHAPQLPQTPYAPEVPHAPQMPHAPHTPHVPNAPQAPHVPNTPHAPHAPQSPYAPPTGPYAPSYPGYGDDSYHQGSPYAPAAPAYPRAPGVFPTDGGTCPRRDASGRCVQHAPTGGCTQRDASGRCVQNAPTGGCTQRDASGRCVQHTPTGGCTQRDANGRCVQQVPAVGCTTQDASGRCIQYAPTGGCTQLDATGRCIHHGTSGVQRASGCIHRDAAGRCTQYDNDDLTLGAFA; this is encoded by the exons CTCGAAGGGACTCATGTGACAGCAGATCTGGAGCGGTCTGCGGTTCAAACGGACACACGTATCACAATGAATGTGATCTCGATGACGATTCCGTAAAATCGGGCGTTTCAGTCTCAGTACAACACAAAGGATCATGCGATAAAACGTTCCGCCAAGTACCTCGTGCTCCGAGTCCTCCTGTACCAAGAGCGCCATATTATCCAAGTGCTCCCGCAGTACCAAGAGCACCAGTTCCAAATGTACCACTTTCGCCAAGACAGCCATACGCTCCAAGCCCTCCTGTGGTACCACGTGCACCTTTTCCACAGGCTCCACTACCCCCGGCAAGAGCTCCCATTGTGCCACCACGAGCTCCTCTCCCGGGAGGACCTGCATATGCCCCTGTACCAGGTGTCAACGCCGATGTTGAGGTAACAGTTACTGAATACGATCTGAGTAACTCTGCAAATGGTGGTTACAGCGATAGTGGCAGCAGCGAAGAGTACGAATATGAGGGTACCGGCGTTGATACTACTGACGGAACTGATGGCACAGATGGAACGGATGGAGTTTCTGTTGTTCAGCCTGTTGCCCCCGCCAATGCACCTATCTCGGATGTAGATGTTACCACTACGGAATATGAAAACGCAGCAGATGGAGAATACGAATACGGTAGTGATGAAGACAGCAGTGAGGAAGAATATGGCACAGAAGTAGGTGTTGATGCTACTGGCGGAACAGATGGGAGCACAGGGAGTGGTACGTCAACTGGTGTCGTAATACCAGGGACTTCTGCGGGTGTCCCAGTCTTTCCAGGAGCAGCAATTCCATCACGCCCACGTGCACCTGCCCCAAGGAGCCCCGTTTTAGCTCCTCCCCTTTTTCCTCGAGCACCAGCTCCACCAGCTCCAAGTTCACCACGTGCCCCACCACCCCAACTGCCACCATACACACCATCTGCCCCAAGTGTCCCACGGGTCCCCCAAATGCCAAATGCACCACGGGTCCCCCAAATGCCAAATGCACCACGGGTCCCCCAAATTCCACATGCACCACAGGCCCCGAGTGTGCCACGCACTCCGCATGCGCCACAACTGCCACAGACCCCATATGCCCCGGAAGTTCCTCATGCTCCACAAATGCCGCATGCCCCACATACTCCACATGTTCCAAATGCCCCTCAGGCACCTCACGTACCAAATACCCCACACGCTCCTCATGCCCCACAGTCTCCATATGCTCCACCGACTGGACCTTATGCTCCATCTTATCCAGGTTACGGAGATGACTCTTATCATCAAGGCTCTCCATATGCACCCGCTGCTCCTGCATATCCGCGTGCCCCAGGCGTGTTCCCGACCGATGGGGGAACGTGCCCTAGACGTGATGCTAGTGGCCGTTGTGTCCAACATGCCCCAACTGGTGGTTGCACCCAACGCGATGCCAGTGGACGTTGTGTTCAAAATGCTCCAACAGGTGGATGTACCCAACGCGATGCCAGTGGACGTTGTGTCCAGCATACACCAACTGGTGGTTGCACCCAACGCGATGCCAACGGACGTTGTGTTCAACAGGTTCCGGCTGTCGGATGTACCACCCAGGATGCCAGTGGACGTTGTATCCAATATGCCCCAACAGGTGGCTGTACCCAGCTAGATGCTACTGGACGTTGCATTCACCATGGTACTAGCGGTGTGCAAAGGGCTTCTGGGTGCATACATCGTGACGCCGCCGGACGATGCACCCAGTACGACAATG atgATCTGACACTGGGCGCTTTCGCTTGA